The following are encoded together in the Ignavibacteria bacterium genome:
- a CDS encoding (2Fe-2S)-binding protein, protein MPNTIFVNENKTVEQPGITNIRKLAMKNGVQLYSGIDVLLNCRGNGLCGTCRVEVLDGKGVSPMKPIEEGSMMGWIPFYVRSVPKHHRLACQMDAVNDCQIKTHPLYEIDRQASKERRQMFFAWSFFGGIFTAMMIWMLLDMVQVV, encoded by the coding sequence ATGCCAAATACAATTTTTGTCAACGAAAACAAAACCGTTGAACAACCAGGAATTACTAACATTAGAAAACTTGCGATGAAAAATGGAGTTCAACTCTATAGCGGCATTGACGTTTTGTTGAATTGTCGCGGAAATGGCTTATGCGGAACGTGTCGCGTTGAAGTACTTGATGGAAAAGGAGTATCGCCAATGAAACCGATTGAAGAAGGTTCGATGATGGGGTGGATTCCTTTTTATGTTCGCAGCGTTCCGAAGCATCATCGCCTTGCTTGTCAAATGGATGCTGTCAATGATTGCCAAATAAAGACGCACCCTTTGTATGAAATTGACAGACAAGCATCGAAAGAACGAAGACAAATGTTTTTTGCGTGGAGTTTTTTTGGAGGAATATTTACCGCGATGATGATTTGGATGTTGTTGGATATGGTTCAAGTAGTGTAA